One Lutzomyia longipalpis isolate SR_M1_2022 chromosome 4, ASM2433408v1 DNA segment encodes these proteins:
- the LOC129795859 gene encoding cationic amino acid transporter 2-like: MKCGRAYEILRRKKPLAETVDATTKLAKVLSTLDLSALGIGSTLGVGVYVLAGEVSKTTAGPAVVISFAIAAVASVFAGLCYAEFGARVPKAGSAYIYSYVTIGEFIAFVIGWNLVLEYAIGAASVVKGLSTYLDSLIDHAMSDAFKSIASMNASALGDYVDFFAFTATMTFAIALSLGVRESVVINNIFTLVNLAVVLYTVVTGAFRADPANWSIPQEDVPTTEDQDFGEGGFAPYGFAGIIKGAAICFYGFIGFDCIATASEEARNPKRSIPLSIIISLSVIFVAYFSISTVLTMMLPYFEQDVNAPLPHVFRVYGWTVAQYIVSIGAIFGLCASLMGSMFPLPRVIYAMSIDGLIFEFMGRVHPRFKTPMIGTLIAGFLTGTLAAIFNLDQLVSMMSIGTLLAYSMVAGCVLLLRYEVDDQSTKNSSFSLRQLLNMDHQEVPTKTTSALVTWAVTIYCIWCLGLSLVITQLEGFIDQWYSIFLLCLFAVLIILTLFMISRQPQSRTEIVFTVPFVPWLPGLSILINIYLMTQLDWMTWIRFGIWIIIGLIIYFSYGMWHSELRLKAGPCSSATNSRSNLVSDDKSFEGFGKDDGTLATRL, translated from the exons ATGAAGTGCGGACGTGCCTACGAGATTCTGCGTAGGAAGAAGCCTCTCGCTGAGACTGTTGATGCCACCACAAAGCTTGCTAAGGTTCTCTCCACCCTTGACCTATCTGCCCTTGGAATTGGCAGTACCCTCGGCGTGGGTGTCTATGTGCTCGCTGGTGAGGTCAGTAAGACAACCGCCGGCCCAGCTGTGGTCATTAGCTTTGCCATTGCGGCCGTTGCATCGGTTTTTGCTGGGCTATGCTATGCGGAATTCGGAGCACGTGTCCCAAAAGCAGGATCAGCCTACATATATAGCTATGTGACTATTGgggaatttattgcttttgttATTGGATGGAATTTAGTGTTGGAGTATGCAATTG GTGCTGCAAGTGTGGTTAAAGGACTCAGTACGTACTTGGACTCTTTGATTGATCACGCCATGAGTGATGCCTTCAAATCAATCGCATCAATGAATGCTAGTGCTTTGGGCGATTATGTGGATTTCTTCGCATTCACAGCAACAATGACCTTTGCCATTGCTCTGTCGCTAGGAGTCAGGGAGTCCGTGGTCATTAACAACATCTTCACGCTCGTGAATCTCGCCGTTGTCTTGTACACCGTTGTTACAGGAGCATTTCGTGCTGATCCCGCCAATTGGAGTATTCCACAGGAAGATGTTCCCACGACGGAGGATCAAGATTTCGGTGAGGGTGGTTTTGCACCCTATGGCTTTGCGGGTATAATTAAGGGTGCAGCAATTTGTTTCTACGGCTTCATTGGCTTTGACTGCATTGCAACAGCCAGCGAGGAAGCTCGCAATCCCAAGAGATCCATCCCACTCTCAATAATCATCTCACTGAGTGTCATCTTCGTGGCGTACTTCAGCATCTCAACAGTTTTAACCATGATGCTGCCCTACTTCGAACAGGACGTTAATGCACCCCTGCCACATGTCTTCCGAGTTTACGGCTGGACCGTAGCGCAGTACATCGTGAGCATTGGCGCCATCTTTGGGCTATGTGCAAGCTTAATGGGATCAATGTTCCCACTACCACGCGTCATCTATGCCATGTCCATCGATGgtttgatttttgaatttatgggACGTGTCCATCCGCGCTTCAAGACACCCATGATCGGGACTCTAATTGCTGGATTCCTCACAGGGACACTTGCGGCAATTTTCAA tTTAGATCAATTAGTTTCAATGATGTCAATTGGAACACTCCTTGCATATTCTATGGTAGCTGGATGCGTCCTTCTCTTGCGCTATGAAGTTGACGATCAATCTACTAAGAACTCTTCATTTTCACTTCGACAATTACTTAACATGGATCATCAGGAAGTTCCCACAAAAACCACATCAGCCCTTGTTACATGGGCAGTTACGATCTACTGCATCTGGTGCTTGGGACTGTCTTTAGTCATAACACAGCTTGAAGGCTTTATAGATCAGTG GTATTCAATCTTCCTGCTATGCTTATTTGCTGTTCTGATCATCCTGACCCTCTTCATGATCAGCCGTCAACCACAATCAAGAACGGAGATTGTCTTCACTGTACCCTTCGTCCCGTGGCTCCCTGGACTTTCCATACTCATCAACATCTACCTCATGACACAGCTAGACTGGATGACGTGGATTAGGTTTGGAATATGGATCATTATTGGCTTGATCATCTACTTCTCCTACGGCATGTGGCATAGTGAGTTACGTCTGAAGGCAGGGCCGTGCAGTAGTGCAACAAATAGTCGAAGCAATCTCGTATCAGATGACAAATCCTTCGAAGGTTTTGGAAAGGATGATGGAACACTAGCGACGAGactgtga